The following coding sequences lie in one Oncorhynchus kisutch isolate 150728-3 linkage group LG3, Okis_V2, whole genome shotgun sequence genomic window:
- the LOC109887624 gene encoding pre-mRNA-splicing factor ATP-dependent RNA helicase PRP16 isoform X2, with protein sequence MDDDASLHRLEGSDPTAQVGGLIVKKKSAAVEPHVFRAPTPRTSLLGLDMLAAQKRKEREGKEQAEADSDDRNNKKSKVSSYKDWEEGKSDSGSDEEDKDEEDQGGKKESRKYRVTGSETPSNPGGVSEEFRRKHQQREKDRREHGMYASSKEDKNREREKDRERIRDTDRDRRGERDERERSHSRGGGSCRSERGDRSERSERSQREGWSSERISRGSKREEPSTPQTRPKDGTPSRTSWDEDDSGYASSRRSHWESPSPAPSHKDSDKSERSERSPRSGRESERKDKSVRGRYPDDTPLPTPSYKYNEWANDRKHLGSTPRLSRGKGKNEGEDGIAFDNDDEKQQWEEDQKQADRDWYMMDEGYDEFHNPLTSTSEDYVKKREQILQKQTQKRISAQRRQINEDNERWETNRMLTSGVVQRLEVDDDFEEDNAAKVHLLVHNLVPPFLDGRIVFTKQPEPVIPVKDATSDMAIISRKGSQLVRKHREQKERKKAQQKHWELAGTKLGDIMGIKKTEDGDSSGGKPVGEDGRVDYRTDQKFADHMKDKSEASSEFAKKKTLLEQRQYLPIFAVRQQLLNIIRDNSIVIVVGETGSGKTTQLTQYLHEDGYTSYGMVGCTQPRRVAAMSVAKRVSEELGSNLGEEVGYAIRFEDCTSEKTVIKYMTDGILLRESLRESDLDHYSAVIMDEAHERSLNTDVLFGLLREVVSRRSDLKLIVTSATMDSDKFAAFFGNVPIFHIPGRTFPVDILFSKTPQEDYVEAAVKQALQIHLSGMGGDILIFMPGQEDIEVTSDQIVERLEDLESAPPLTVLPIYSQLPSDLQAKIFQKAPDGVRKCIVATNIAETSLTVDGIMFVVDAGYCKLKVFNPRIGMDALQVYPISQANANQRAGRAGRTGPGQCYRLYTQSAFKNEMLTTTIPEIQRTNLANVVLLLKSLGVQDLLLFHFMDPPPEDNMLNSMYQLWILGALDNTGSLTPTGRLMVEFPLDPALSKMLIVSCDMGCSADILIIVSMLSVPAIFYRPKGREEESDQVREKFSVPESDHLTYLNVYLQWKNNNYSSIWCNEHFIHTKAMRKVREVRSQLKDIMVQQRMNLVSCGSDWDIIRKCICAAYFHQAAKLKGIGEYVNVRTGMPCHLHPTSSLFGMGYTPDYITYHELVMTTKEYMQCVTAVDGEWLAELGPMFYSVKQAGKSRMENRRRAKEEITNMEEEMSLAEQQLRSRREDQDRKSNVGSVRAVKICTPGRKEEAPMTPKRTPARFGL encoded by the exons ATGGATGATGATGCGTCACTGCATCGACTGGAGGGCAGTGACCCCACTGCGCAGGTTGGCGGGCTGATTGTGAAGAAGAAGAGTGCAGCAGTTGAGCCTCATGTCTTTCGTGCACCCACTCCACGCACCTCTCTCCTGGGCCTGGATATGCTGGCAGCTCAAAAGAGAAAAGAGCGTGAGGGCAAGGAGCAGGCTGAGGCTGACAGTGATGACAGGAATAACAAGAAATCCAAGGTATCATCCTACAAGGATTGGGAGGAAGGGAAAAGTGATTCTGGGTCTGATGAAGAAGACAAAGACGAGGAGGATCAAGGTGGTAAAAAAGAGAG CAGGAAGTACCGTGTGACTGGCTCAGAGACACCCTCTAACCCTGGAGGGGTCAGTGAAGAGTTCCGTCGCAAACACCAGCAGAGGGAGAAAGACCGGCGTGAGCATGGAATGTACGCCTCCTCCAAAGAGGacaagaacagagagagggagaaggacagagagaggatcaGAGATACGGACAGAGATCGAAGGGGTGAAAGAG ATGAGCGGGAGCGCAGTCACAGCCGCGGCGGCGGCAGCTGCCGGTCGGAGCGTGGAGACCGCAGTGAGAGGAGTGAGCGCTCACAGAGAGAAGGCTGGTCCTCCGAACGCATCAGCCgggggagcaagagagaggagcCTTCAACGCCCCAGACACGCCCCAAAG ATGGCACTCCCTCGCGCACCAGCTGGGATGAGGATGACAGCGGCTATGCCAGCTCACGCCGTTCCCACTGGGAATCTCCCTCTCCTGCCCCTTCACACAAGGATTCTGACAAGTCTGAACGGTCGGAGCGCAGCCCCCGCTCTGGAcgggagagtgagaggaaggaCAA GTCAGTCAGAGGCCGGTATCCTGATGACACGCCCCTTCCCACCCCATCATACAAGTACAACGAATGGGCCAATGACAGGAAGCACTTGGGCTCCACTCCTCGTCTGTCCCGTGGGAAAG GTAAGAATGAAGGAGAGGATGGCATCGCCTTTGATAATGATGATGAGAAgcagcagtgggaggaggaccagaAG CAAGCGGACAGAGACTGGTACATGATGGACGAAGGCTATGACGAGTTCCACAACCCACTGACCTCCACCTCTGAGGATTATGTGAAGAAAAGAGAGCAGATCCTGCAGAAGCAGACACAGAAACGCATCTCTGCCCAGAGACGACAGATCAATGAG GATAATGAGCGCTGGGAGACTAATCGTATGCTGACCAGTGGAGTGGTCCAGAGGCTGGAGGTGGATGATGACTTTGAGGAGGACAATGCTGCCAAGGTCCACCTGCTGGTTCACAACCTGGTCCCTCCCTTCCTGGATGGGAGGATAGTCTTCACCAAGCAG CCGGAGCCTGTCATCCCGGTGAAAGACGCCACCTCTGACATGGCCATCATCTCCCGCAAGGGCAGCCAGCTGGTCCGCAAGCACCGCGAGCAGAAGGAACGCAAGAAG GCTCAACAGAAACACTGGGAGCTGGCAGGCACCAAGCTGGGTGACATTATGGGCATCAAGAAGACCGAGGACGGGGATAGTTCTGGGGGCAAGCCAGTGGGCGAGGATGGCAGGGTGGACTACAG aACGGATCAGAAGTTTGCAGACCACATGAAAGATAAGAGTGAGGCCAGCAGTGAGTTTGCTAAGAAGAAGACCCTGCTGGAGCAGAGGCAGTATCTGCCCATCTTCGCTGTGAGGCAGCAGCTGCTCAATATCATCAG GGACAACAGCATTGTGATCGTGGTGGGGGAGACGGGCAGTGGGAAGACCACCCAGCTGACCCAGTACCTTCACGAGGACGGCTACACAAGTTACGGCATGGTGGGCTGCACCCAGCCCCGCAGAGTGGCAGCCATGAGCGTGGCCAAGAGAGTCAGCGAGGAGCTGGGCAGCAACCTGGGAGAGGAG GTGGGTTATGCGATCCGGTTTGAGGACTGTACGTCGGAGAAGACTGTGATAAAGTACATGACAGACGGCATCCTGCTGAGAGAGTCTCTCAGAGAGTCAGATCTGGACCACTATAGTGCTGTCATCATGGACGAGGCCCACGAACGCTCCCTCAACACAGACGTGCTGTTCGGCCTGCTACGAGAG GTTGTATCGAGGCGTTCTGACCTCAAGCTGATAGTCACCTCAGCCACCATGGACTCTGACAAATTTGCTGCATTTTTCGGCAACGTTCCCATATTCCACATTCCAGGAAGAACATTCCCTGTAGACATCTTATTCAGCAAG ACTCCCCAGGAAGACTATGTGGAGGCAGCAGTGAAGCAGGCCCTACAGATCCACCTTAGTGGTATGGGGGGAGACATCCTCATCTTCATGCCTGGCCAGGAGGACATCGAGGTGACGTCAGACCAGATTGTGGAGCGTCTGGAGGATCTGGAGAGCGCCCCTCCTCTGACTGTACTGCCTATCTACTCCCAGCTGCCCTCTGACCTCCAGGCCAAGATCTTCCAGAAG GCTCCAGATGGTGTGAGGAAGTGCATCGTTGCCACCAACATTGCCGAGACCTCCCTGACTGTGGATGGTATCATGTTTGTTGTGGATGCTGGATACTGCAAACTCAAG GTGTTCAACCCTCGCATTGGTATGGATGCCCTGCAGGTGTACCCCATCAGCCAGGCTAACGCCAATCAGCGTGCGGGCAGGGCAGGACGTACAGGGCCGGGCCAGTGTTACAG GCTGTACACCCAGAGTGCCTTCAAGAATGAGATGTTGACCACCACCATCCCAGAGATTCAGAGGACCAACCTGGCCAACGTGGTGCTGCTGCTCAAATCCCTGGGGGTCCAGGACCTGCTGCTCTTCCACTTCATGGACCCCCCGCCTGAGGACAACATGCTGAACTCCATGTACCAGCTGTGGATCCTGGGGGCCCTGGACAACACAG GTTCCCTGACGCCCACTGGGAGGCTGATGGTGGAGTTCCCTCTGGACCCAGCTCTGTCCAAGATGCTGATCGTATCATGTGACATGGGCTGCAGTGCTGAtatcctcatcatcgtctccatgCTGTCTGTACCGGCCATCTTCTACAGGCCTAAG GGTCGTGAGGAGGAGAGTGACCAGGTGAGGGAGAAGTTCTCTGTCCCAGAGAGTGACCACCTGACCTACCTGAACGTCTACCTGCAGTGGAAGAACAACAACTACTCCAGCATCTGGTGCAACGAACACTTCATCCACACCAAGGCCATGCGAAAG GTGCGCGAGGTGCGCTCGCAGCTCAAAGACATCATGGTGCAGCAGAGGATGAACCTGGTGTCCTGTGGCTCAGACTGGGACATCATCAGGAAGTGTATCTGTGCTGCCTACTTCCACCAGGCAGCCAAGCTGAAAGGCATAGGGGAGTATGTGAACGTGAGGACAGGCATGCCCTGCCACCTCCACCCCACCAGCTCTCTGTTTGGCATGGGCTACACCCCAGACTACATCACCTACCACGAGCTGGTCATGACCACGAAG GAGTACATGCAGTGTGTGACTGCGGTGGATGGGGAGTGGCTGGCTGAGCTGGGGCCCATGTTCTACAGCGTCAAACAGGCAGGGAAGAGCAGGATG gaGAACCGGCGGCGGGCCAAGGAGGAGATCActaacatggaggaggagatgtctcTGGCGGAGCAGCAActgaggagcaggagagaggatcAGGACAGGAAGAGTAACGTGGGCAGCGTCAG GGCTGTGAAAATCTGCACCccgggaaggaaggaggaggcaCCCATGACCCCAAAGCGCACCCCAGCTCGTTTTGGGCTCTAG
- the LOC109887624 gene encoding pre-mRNA-splicing factor ATP-dependent RNA helicase PRP16 isoform X1 — protein sequence MDDDASLHRLEGSDPTAQVGGLIVKKKSAAVEPHVFRAPTPRTSLLGLDMLAAQKRKEREGKEQAEADSDDRNNKKSKVSSYKDWEEGKSDSGSDEEDKDEEDQGGKKESSRKYRVTGSETPSNPGGVSEEFRRKHQQREKDRREHGMYASSKEDKNREREKDRERIRDTDRDRRGERDERERSHSRGGGSCRSERGDRSERSERSQREGWSSERISRGSKREEPSTPQTRPKDGTPSRTSWDEDDSGYASSRRSHWESPSPAPSHKDSDKSERSERSPRSGRESERKDKSVRGRYPDDTPLPTPSYKYNEWANDRKHLGSTPRLSRGKGKNEGEDGIAFDNDDEKQQWEEDQKQADRDWYMMDEGYDEFHNPLTSTSEDYVKKREQILQKQTQKRISAQRRQINEDNERWETNRMLTSGVVQRLEVDDDFEEDNAAKVHLLVHNLVPPFLDGRIVFTKQPEPVIPVKDATSDMAIISRKGSQLVRKHREQKERKKAQQKHWELAGTKLGDIMGIKKTEDGDSSGGKPVGEDGRVDYRTDQKFADHMKDKSEASSEFAKKKTLLEQRQYLPIFAVRQQLLNIIRDNSIVIVVGETGSGKTTQLTQYLHEDGYTSYGMVGCTQPRRVAAMSVAKRVSEELGSNLGEEVGYAIRFEDCTSEKTVIKYMTDGILLRESLRESDLDHYSAVIMDEAHERSLNTDVLFGLLREVVSRRSDLKLIVTSATMDSDKFAAFFGNVPIFHIPGRTFPVDILFSKTPQEDYVEAAVKQALQIHLSGMGGDILIFMPGQEDIEVTSDQIVERLEDLESAPPLTVLPIYSQLPSDLQAKIFQKAPDGVRKCIVATNIAETSLTVDGIMFVVDAGYCKLKVFNPRIGMDALQVYPISQANANQRAGRAGRTGPGQCYRLYTQSAFKNEMLTTTIPEIQRTNLANVVLLLKSLGVQDLLLFHFMDPPPEDNMLNSMYQLWILGALDNTGSLTPTGRLMVEFPLDPALSKMLIVSCDMGCSADILIIVSMLSVPAIFYRPKGREEESDQVREKFSVPESDHLTYLNVYLQWKNNNYSSIWCNEHFIHTKAMRKVREVRSQLKDIMVQQRMNLVSCGSDWDIIRKCICAAYFHQAAKLKGIGEYVNVRTGMPCHLHPTSSLFGMGYTPDYITYHELVMTTKEYMQCVTAVDGEWLAELGPMFYSVKQAGKSRMENRRRAKEEITNMEEEMSLAEQQLRSRREDQDRKSNVGSVRAVKICTPGRKEEAPMTPKRTPARFGL from the exons ATGGATGATGATGCGTCACTGCATCGACTGGAGGGCAGTGACCCCACTGCGCAGGTTGGCGGGCTGATTGTGAAGAAGAAGAGTGCAGCAGTTGAGCCTCATGTCTTTCGTGCACCCACTCCACGCACCTCTCTCCTGGGCCTGGATATGCTGGCAGCTCAAAAGAGAAAAGAGCGTGAGGGCAAGGAGCAGGCTGAGGCTGACAGTGATGACAGGAATAACAAGAAATCCAAGGTATCATCCTACAAGGATTGGGAGGAAGGGAAAAGTGATTCTGGGTCTGATGAAGAAGACAAAGACGAGGAGGATCAAGGTGGTAAAAAAGAGAG TAGCAGGAAGTACCGTGTGACTGGCTCAGAGACACCCTCTAACCCTGGAGGGGTCAGTGAAGAGTTCCGTCGCAAACACCAGCAGAGGGAGAAAGACCGGCGTGAGCATGGAATGTACGCCTCCTCCAAAGAGGacaagaacagagagagggagaaggacagagagaggatcaGAGATACGGACAGAGATCGAAGGGGTGAAAGAG ATGAGCGGGAGCGCAGTCACAGCCGCGGCGGCGGCAGCTGCCGGTCGGAGCGTGGAGACCGCAGTGAGAGGAGTGAGCGCTCACAGAGAGAAGGCTGGTCCTCCGAACGCATCAGCCgggggagcaagagagaggagcCTTCAACGCCCCAGACACGCCCCAAAG ATGGCACTCCCTCGCGCACCAGCTGGGATGAGGATGACAGCGGCTATGCCAGCTCACGCCGTTCCCACTGGGAATCTCCCTCTCCTGCCCCTTCACACAAGGATTCTGACAAGTCTGAACGGTCGGAGCGCAGCCCCCGCTCTGGAcgggagagtgagaggaaggaCAA GTCAGTCAGAGGCCGGTATCCTGATGACACGCCCCTTCCCACCCCATCATACAAGTACAACGAATGGGCCAATGACAGGAAGCACTTGGGCTCCACTCCTCGTCTGTCCCGTGGGAAAG GTAAGAATGAAGGAGAGGATGGCATCGCCTTTGATAATGATGATGAGAAgcagcagtgggaggaggaccagaAG CAAGCGGACAGAGACTGGTACATGATGGACGAAGGCTATGACGAGTTCCACAACCCACTGACCTCCACCTCTGAGGATTATGTGAAGAAAAGAGAGCAGATCCTGCAGAAGCAGACACAGAAACGCATCTCTGCCCAGAGACGACAGATCAATGAG GATAATGAGCGCTGGGAGACTAATCGTATGCTGACCAGTGGAGTGGTCCAGAGGCTGGAGGTGGATGATGACTTTGAGGAGGACAATGCTGCCAAGGTCCACCTGCTGGTTCACAACCTGGTCCCTCCCTTCCTGGATGGGAGGATAGTCTTCACCAAGCAG CCGGAGCCTGTCATCCCGGTGAAAGACGCCACCTCTGACATGGCCATCATCTCCCGCAAGGGCAGCCAGCTGGTCCGCAAGCACCGCGAGCAGAAGGAACGCAAGAAG GCTCAACAGAAACACTGGGAGCTGGCAGGCACCAAGCTGGGTGACATTATGGGCATCAAGAAGACCGAGGACGGGGATAGTTCTGGGGGCAAGCCAGTGGGCGAGGATGGCAGGGTGGACTACAG aACGGATCAGAAGTTTGCAGACCACATGAAAGATAAGAGTGAGGCCAGCAGTGAGTTTGCTAAGAAGAAGACCCTGCTGGAGCAGAGGCAGTATCTGCCCATCTTCGCTGTGAGGCAGCAGCTGCTCAATATCATCAG GGACAACAGCATTGTGATCGTGGTGGGGGAGACGGGCAGTGGGAAGACCACCCAGCTGACCCAGTACCTTCACGAGGACGGCTACACAAGTTACGGCATGGTGGGCTGCACCCAGCCCCGCAGAGTGGCAGCCATGAGCGTGGCCAAGAGAGTCAGCGAGGAGCTGGGCAGCAACCTGGGAGAGGAG GTGGGTTATGCGATCCGGTTTGAGGACTGTACGTCGGAGAAGACTGTGATAAAGTACATGACAGACGGCATCCTGCTGAGAGAGTCTCTCAGAGAGTCAGATCTGGACCACTATAGTGCTGTCATCATGGACGAGGCCCACGAACGCTCCCTCAACACAGACGTGCTGTTCGGCCTGCTACGAGAG GTTGTATCGAGGCGTTCTGACCTCAAGCTGATAGTCACCTCAGCCACCATGGACTCTGACAAATTTGCTGCATTTTTCGGCAACGTTCCCATATTCCACATTCCAGGAAGAACATTCCCTGTAGACATCTTATTCAGCAAG ACTCCCCAGGAAGACTATGTGGAGGCAGCAGTGAAGCAGGCCCTACAGATCCACCTTAGTGGTATGGGGGGAGACATCCTCATCTTCATGCCTGGCCAGGAGGACATCGAGGTGACGTCAGACCAGATTGTGGAGCGTCTGGAGGATCTGGAGAGCGCCCCTCCTCTGACTGTACTGCCTATCTACTCCCAGCTGCCCTCTGACCTCCAGGCCAAGATCTTCCAGAAG GCTCCAGATGGTGTGAGGAAGTGCATCGTTGCCACCAACATTGCCGAGACCTCCCTGACTGTGGATGGTATCATGTTTGTTGTGGATGCTGGATACTGCAAACTCAAG GTGTTCAACCCTCGCATTGGTATGGATGCCCTGCAGGTGTACCCCATCAGCCAGGCTAACGCCAATCAGCGTGCGGGCAGGGCAGGACGTACAGGGCCGGGCCAGTGTTACAG GCTGTACACCCAGAGTGCCTTCAAGAATGAGATGTTGACCACCACCATCCCAGAGATTCAGAGGACCAACCTGGCCAACGTGGTGCTGCTGCTCAAATCCCTGGGGGTCCAGGACCTGCTGCTCTTCCACTTCATGGACCCCCCGCCTGAGGACAACATGCTGAACTCCATGTACCAGCTGTGGATCCTGGGGGCCCTGGACAACACAG GTTCCCTGACGCCCACTGGGAGGCTGATGGTGGAGTTCCCTCTGGACCCAGCTCTGTCCAAGATGCTGATCGTATCATGTGACATGGGCTGCAGTGCTGAtatcctcatcatcgtctccatgCTGTCTGTACCGGCCATCTTCTACAGGCCTAAG GGTCGTGAGGAGGAGAGTGACCAGGTGAGGGAGAAGTTCTCTGTCCCAGAGAGTGACCACCTGACCTACCTGAACGTCTACCTGCAGTGGAAGAACAACAACTACTCCAGCATCTGGTGCAACGAACACTTCATCCACACCAAGGCCATGCGAAAG GTGCGCGAGGTGCGCTCGCAGCTCAAAGACATCATGGTGCAGCAGAGGATGAACCTGGTGTCCTGTGGCTCAGACTGGGACATCATCAGGAAGTGTATCTGTGCTGCCTACTTCCACCAGGCAGCCAAGCTGAAAGGCATAGGGGAGTATGTGAACGTGAGGACAGGCATGCCCTGCCACCTCCACCCCACCAGCTCTCTGTTTGGCATGGGCTACACCCCAGACTACATCACCTACCACGAGCTGGTCATGACCACGAAG GAGTACATGCAGTGTGTGACTGCGGTGGATGGGGAGTGGCTGGCTGAGCTGGGGCCCATGTTCTACAGCGTCAAACAGGCAGGGAAGAGCAGGATG gaGAACCGGCGGCGGGCCAAGGAGGAGATCActaacatggaggaggagatgtctcTGGCGGAGCAGCAActgaggagcaggagagaggatcAGGACAGGAAGAGTAACGTGGGCAGCGTCAG GGCTGTGAAAATCTGCACCccgggaaggaaggaggaggcaCCCATGACCCCAAAGCGCACCCCAGCTCGTTTTGGGCTCTAG